A portion of the Streptomyces erythrochromogenes genome contains these proteins:
- the polX gene encoding DNA polymerase/3'-5' exonuclease PolX: MARANDQVEAMLREYADLIAIRGGEGFKARAYEKAARAVGGHPRDVAALDAEGLREIPGVGRSVADKILEYLRTGRMSVVDKARASVPSGVRELIAIPGLGPRKAMALYEELGVTSVDQLLEAVHQERLRDLKGFGERTEENILHGISLLQKAGGGRILVGAAMDVAEQLVAELSAVRGCVRCTYAGSLRRMRETIGDVDVLVAASRPAPFMEALTSLPYVAEVIARGEKKTSVRTSTGLQVDLRVLPPASWGAGLQYFTGSKAHNIRTRELAVRQGLKLSEYGLFDAESGESTASETEESVYDRLGLPWIPPALREDRGEIAAGLRGELPDLLDDKDIRGDLHTHTDLTDGLAPLEDMVAAAAARGYAYYAVTDHAPDLSMQRMTREKILAQRERVRELDGRHHRMRLLHGTELNIGPDGSLDWPDAFLADFDICVASVHSHFDQSRPELTRRLIRACENPHVAVIGHPTTRRIGKRPGIDADFDAVFEACARTGTALEINAHPERLDLCDEDILRAKRYGVKFAVNSDAHATTHLPYMRYGVGTAQRGWLTADDVVNAWPLTRLRRFLAGKTR, translated from the coding sequence ACCCCCGGGACGTCGCCGCCCTCGACGCCGAGGGCCTGCGCGAGATCCCGGGCGTCGGCCGGTCGGTCGCCGACAAGATCCTCGAGTACCTGCGGACCGGCCGCATGTCCGTCGTCGACAAGGCCAGGGCCTCCGTGCCGTCCGGCGTCCGCGAGCTGATCGCGATCCCCGGGCTCGGACCGCGCAAGGCCATGGCCCTGTACGAGGAGCTGGGCGTCACCTCGGTCGACCAGCTCCTCGAAGCCGTTCACCAGGAACGGCTGCGCGACCTCAAGGGCTTCGGCGAGCGCACCGAGGAGAACATCCTGCACGGCATCTCCCTGCTCCAGAAGGCGGGTGGGGGCCGGATCCTCGTCGGCGCCGCCATGGACGTCGCCGAACAGCTCGTCGCCGAGCTGTCCGCCGTCCGAGGCTGCGTCCGCTGCACGTACGCGGGGTCCCTGCGCCGCATGCGGGAGACCATCGGCGACGTCGACGTCCTGGTGGCGGCGAGCAGGCCGGCGCCGTTCATGGAGGCCCTGACCTCCCTCCCGTACGTCGCCGAGGTCATCGCGCGCGGTGAGAAGAAGACCTCCGTCCGGACTTCCACGGGCCTCCAGGTGGACCTGCGCGTCCTTCCGCCCGCCTCCTGGGGCGCGGGGCTGCAGTACTTCACCGGGTCCAAGGCACACAACATCCGCACCCGCGAACTCGCCGTACGCCAGGGCCTCAAGCTCTCCGAGTACGGGCTCTTCGACGCCGAGAGCGGCGAGAGCACCGCCTCGGAGACCGAGGAGTCCGTCTACGACCGGCTCGGACTGCCCTGGATACCGCCGGCGCTGCGCGAGGACCGCGGCGAGATCGCGGCCGGGCTGCGCGGCGAACTCCCGGACCTCCTCGACGACAAGGACATCCGCGGCGACCTGCACACCCACACCGACCTCACGGACGGACTCGCCCCGCTGGAGGACATGGTCGCCGCCGCTGCCGCCCGGGGATACGCGTACTACGCGGTCACCGACCACGCCCCGGACCTCTCCATGCAGCGCATGACCCGGGAGAAGATCCTCGCCCAGCGCGAGCGGGTGCGCGAACTGGACGGCAGGCACCACAGGATGCGGCTGCTGCACGGCACGGAACTCAACATCGGCCCCGACGGCTCGCTGGACTGGCCCGACGCGTTCCTCGCGGACTTCGACATCTGCGTGGCCTCGGTGCACTCTCACTTCGACCAGAGCAGGCCGGAGCTGACGCGCCGTCTCATCCGCGCCTGCGAGAACCCGCACGTCGCCGTGATCGGGCATCCCACGACCCGCCGGATCGGCAAACGCCCGGGCATCGACGCCGACTTCGACGCCGTCTTCGAGGCCTGCGCGCGGACGGGCACGGCTCTGGAGATCAACGCCCATCCCGAGCGGCTCGACCTGTGCGACGAGGACATCCTGCGGGCGAAGCGGTACGGGGTGAAGTTCGCGGTGAACTCGGACGCCCACGCCACCACGCATCTGCCCTACATGCGCTACGGGGTGGGGACGGCGCAGCGCGGCTGGCTGACCGCGGACGACGTCGTCAACGCCTGGCCGCTGACGAGACTGCGCCGGTTCCTGGCCGGGAAGACCAGGTGA
- a CDS encoding glycoside hydrolase family 16 protein: MRETSGRKRATLRRAVLAAIGTAALVAAAAAGVVLPASAAAPPAPAGWSQVFLDEFDGPAGSGVDTADWQYTTGTSYPGGPANFGTGEIETMTADPANVSLDGAGHLRITPRRDAAGRWTSGRVETRRGDFEPPAGGTLRTEARIQMPNVTGPAAKGYWPAFWMLGTPYRGNWWNWPGVGEIDIMENVQGLNTVWATVHCGTSPGGPCNETSGIGGQRVCPGATCQAGFHTYAVEWDRSTAVEQMRFYVDGLNFHTVRADQVDATTWTNATNHGYFIILNVAMGGGFPDAFGGGPDAGTEPGHAMVVDYVSVLRSTGGTTPPTTPPTTPPTTPPSGNRDAYAAIRAESYDGQSGVAKEASADAGGGQNLAAIGNGDWALFRGVDFGSAPARQFHGRVASGAAGGVSGLVEVRLDSRTSPPVGSFSVANTGGWQSWRTIPANITAVTGTHDVYLTFTSGQPADFVNVNWFDFGH; the protein is encoded by the coding sequence ATGCGCGAGACATCCGGCAGGAAACGAGCGACCTTACGGCGGGCAGTCCTGGCCGCGATCGGTACGGCCGCCCTGGTGGCGGCCGCCGCCGCGGGCGTCGTGCTGCCCGCCAGTGCAGCGGCTCCCCCCGCACCGGCGGGCTGGTCCCAGGTGTTCCTGGACGAGTTCGACGGGCCCGCCGGCTCCGGGGTGGACACCGCCGACTGGCAGTACACCACCGGCACCAGCTATCCCGGCGGTCCCGCCAACTTCGGGACGGGCGAGATCGAGACGATGACCGCCGACCCCGCCAACGTCTCCCTCGACGGCGCGGGCCACCTGCGCATCACCCCCCGCCGGGACGCCGCGGGCCGGTGGACGTCCGGTCGCGTCGAGACCCGGCGGGGCGATTTCGAGCCCCCGGCGGGCGGCACGCTCCGCACCGAGGCGCGCATCCAGATGCCGAACGTCACGGGGCCGGCCGCCAAGGGCTACTGGCCCGCCTTCTGGATGCTCGGCACCCCGTACCGCGGGAACTGGTGGAACTGGCCGGGCGTCGGCGAGATCGACATCATGGAGAACGTCCAGGGCCTCAACACCGTCTGGGCGACGGTGCACTGCGGCACGAGCCCGGGCGGTCCCTGCAACGAGACGTCCGGCATCGGCGGCCAGCGCGTCTGCCCCGGGGCCACCTGCCAGGCCGGCTTCCACACCTACGCCGTCGAGTGGGACCGCTCCACCGCGGTCGAGCAGATGCGCTTCTACGTCGACGGGCTCAACTTCCACACCGTGCGCGCCGATCAGGTCGACGCGACGACCTGGACCAACGCCACCAACCACGGCTACTTCATCATCCTGAACGTCGCCATGGGCGGCGGGTTCCCCGACGCCTTCGGGGGCGGACCCGACGCCGGCACCGAGCCCGGCCACGCCATGGTCGTCGACTACGTGTCCGTCCTGCGGTCCACGGGCGGCACGACACCGCCCACCACTCCCCCGACCACGCCGCCCACCACCCCGCCGTCCGGCAACCGCGACGCCTACGCCGCGATCCGGGCCGAGTCGTACGACGGCCAGTCGGGCGTGGCCAAGGAGGCTTCCGCGGACGCGGGCGGCGGCCAGAACCTCGCGGCGATCGGCAACGGCGACTGGGCCCTGTTCCGGGGCGTGGACTTCGGCTCCGCCCCGGCTCGGCAGTTCCACGGCCGGGTCGCGAGCGGGGCCGCCGGCGGGGTCAGCGGGCTCGTCGAGGTACGGCTCGACAGCCGGACCTCGCCCCCGGTCGGCAGCTTCTCCGTCGCGAACACCGGCGGTTGGCAGAGCTGGCGCACGATCCCGGCGAACATCACCGCGGTCACGGGCACGCACGACGTCTATCTGACCTTCACAAGCGGCCAGCCGGCGGACTTCGTGAACGTCAACTGGTTCGACTTCGGCCACTGA